The Pyrus communis chromosome 8, drPyrComm1.1, whole genome shotgun sequence region ttattttctaatattgctcttCCAATTGCAGTTACTGCTCCTGCTGGTTTCCCTGATCATCCACACAGAGGTTTTGAGACAGTGACCTACATGTTGCAGGTATAGAAACCATTATTTATATTCATTCTCTGTGCTGGAAAGGTGCATCATTTACATTTCCAGCTAACCCATTTCTTATTTATTCCAAAACcttgtcttctttttcttttctttttttatttttttttttatttttttatttttattttttttgcgaTTAACATCTGAATTACCTTAATCAGTGAAATAGCCATTTTGACTAATGGGATTCATGAGTACTGAACTTAATTAATTACCTTAGTTGAACGCAATTGCTGTTTTTGGGGTGATTAGGGAGCTGTGACGCATGAAGATTTTGAAGGGCACAAAGGGACAATAGGAGCCGGTGACCTACAGTGGATGACCGCCGGAAGAGGCATCCTTCACTCGGAAATGCCTGCCGCCCAGGGAACCCAAAAGGGTTTACAGTTGTGGATAAACCTCTCCTCCAAGCATAAAATGTATGTATACATTACCCATACCTACCTTAATTATTAATTCATTTGGACCACATCGACCATGTGCTAACAAACTAGTATGGTTTGGCTGCATGACATACGCTTGATGTCATCTGGGCATCATACATTATAAGCCTCATAATCATTATATGTTTGACCCTTTTTATTTCCAGACAGTCCAACAGTATAATGACGATTGTGTAACAATTGaatctataaataccttctaaGTTAGTTTGTGTAAAATGGAAGAGGATCCTGAGCGCTCAGGATGAGGATCCTTCTGACCACAAAATCCAGACCgttcaattttaatccaacaGTTCTAAATAGGAGGTTTcttaaaaagttataataattacaaccgttggattaaaattgaacGGCTCGAATTTtgtggtcaggaggatcctcatcctatgctcaggagaggatcctcttccgtGTAAAATAAGATTAGTTACAGATCGACAACATAAATATTATTTGATTATATAAGTCTCGTTAAAGAACTTTATATACTTACATAGATAGGATTGATAGTGACAAGGTTCCAACTATTTAAATAAGTGAGAGATATTTTATTATGCCCAGAACATGGACATATAAGACATATGTCGTTGTATAAGTGGAGTggcacttgaaaaaaaaagaaaaattctttCACTTGTATAATAATCTAAGAATAATGCTAAAGAGATCAAATTTCTAAAACCAAATAATGTTGATGTTGATGagtgaattattacttaagtgttaattaacgtgtttaATTCGtattaatgacacatcatttgatttgcaagtTTGATTTCCCTAACATTATTCATAAATTAATAACATATAGTAAAATTTCGTGTTCTAaatacattgaaatttttttctacatAAGCATGTGCAATCATCATATGTTGGTCATCATAGGATATTATCCTTTTCTAAAAGTGCTTTGATTGCTGCGCACACTTTGTGTATTTTTGTGCATATCAACCTAAAATATCTTGGATGCTGTGAAACTATGGCCCTTTTTACTCATATTCCATGGTACTTTGGGAAATTTGGATAAGATTCGACACCCAGAGTCAAGACTTTTATAATGGTTGGCTAGCTTTTTTGTCCCCggaatttttagtttttactcAAACCAAACGTGGCAGAAAGTCCCTTTCAAATTACAATCAATTAGCATACATCCTTTGCAATTAGTTAGCTTTAAGGGTGTTGCTACTTGCATTCTATTTTTATTGATTACGTTGAGTAAGTTAGTCGGTAAATGAAGTCCAAATAACATTATCATTGTTTGATCGTGACGTAATTTGTGCAAATTAACACAGGATTGATCCAAAGTATCAAGAACTGCTGAGCAAGGACGTTGCAGAGGCTTCAAAAGATGGGATCGAAGTTAGAGTAATAGCAGGAGAAGCCTTGGGAACAAAGTCACCAATTTACACAAGGACCCCAACCATGTACTTAGACTTCACACTGAAACCAGGAGCTCACTTGGAACAACCAATACCAACATCATGGAATGCATTTGTCTATGTGTTGGAGGGGGAGGGAATTTTTGGCAGTTCAAAATCTTTGCCCGTGACTGCCcaccaccttcttcttcttggaatATCTGGGGATGGCTTGGAGACATGGAACAAGTCTTCGAAAACCCTAAGATTTATCTTGGTTGGAGGTGAGCCTTTGGGGGAGCCTATAACGCAATTTGGCCCCTTTGTGATGAACAGTCAGGAAGAGATTGACCAGACCATTGATGATTTTGACAATTGTGTCAATGGATTTGAGAAGGCTAGACATTGGAGATCTGGACATTTACTTGATTAGCCTTGATTTTTAGTTACTGTATTATTTGAGAATTTATTTGTTGTTGGGTTTTTCCTTTAAATGGAAATAAAAGTAGTTGATTAATTAGATCAAATTCTGGGCCACAAAAGACTTCCAAGACACAGGAAATATGAACTTAAGCCCTCTTGGTCAAATTTTAAGCATGTAAAAAGTCCATGAAAAATCCATTAGAAAGGGTGCGATCGAAGTAACCAAGCGAGTACTTCTGTTCACAAGAGATGATATTAACATTGGTCAACAATACAATTAAGCTCTCTTGGTCCAATTTTTTACCAACCCTCTTAGAGTTTCttcacaaaattttaaaaggaaaactagtGAATATGACTTCAAATCTttacattttaataaataaaaaaaaccattcactaatttatttaatgataaggacaaaagatttttttttttttttttttttttttaaaaaccctaaaaatttaagggtttttcattaatatttaattttgttttcattaaataaagttataacatgattttttattaaaataaacttaacccaagccttttcatgaaagtttccaattttaaattcaagtttTCTAGGCAAAAGAAAGAATATTATGCATTAAAGTACACAAAAAGCAAAGCGACATAGAACGTGGTTTCCCAATCTTGTCTTCATGTTGTTTCCAAGAAATATCCATGGCAAATTCAGTGGTGGAGCTAGGAATTTAAGACAATGAGATCAAAAAATAGATTTCAAACATCGATCATACTTTCATTTATAATTGTCCACACGTGTTCTCATATTTTGGAAACGTCATGTTACAACATCATTATCAATAGAATCAAATATCTCTGTCTCAATGTACACAACCAAACTATCATTCAACCATTGATCACCCATCCTATTACGATGTGGATCCTTCACAATTTTCATCACTGAAAAAACTCTTTCAACTGAAGCAGTCACAATAGGTAAAATCAATGCTAATTTCACTATCAAGTACACCAAGGGATACTGTCTATCCTTCGTCTCCACCAACTTTTGTGCAAGGCTACTAATTCCTTTCAACACAAAAAATTCAGTATGCAAACGCATATCAAAAATATAATTCTTCAGTTCATCTTCAAGAAGTGTGAGCTCCATATCAAAAAAATCTTTTGGATAAAATTGAGCAAGACGAACTAACTTTTCAATGTTAAAAGTTGAGAATGAGTCAACTGGACTTTCAAGAATATCCGTTGTAGAGGGTGAGAGGTTATCTTCGGCTGGTTTTCTCTTAAAACACCTCTCTATAACTGTTTTAAATAGTACCAAAAAGAAtcaacaacataatataaatttgatcaaattaacaATAATTGACTCAATCAAACTATAAGCAATAAAACACACTATTAGGCAATTTTTGTCTTCAGTGATTGAGGCTTGGCTAATGGAAAATTATGTCCAATGCCCAATGAAATTTggaattaactaatgaaaaatTAGGGATTATATAATTAActaatgaaatttggaataaACAAATCATGAGCATATTTGCATATGCACTAAAAGAATATATAATTTGGCTAAATTATACTACATTCAAGAACTTTTTTCATGCCCGATGTTATAAATGGATACGAGGATGACACTCTGCCCCTCTCAGACCTAATTCTAAACTagaattgaatgaaaaactGGAATTACTCTCAAACCTAATCCTTATTTTATTCATAACTGAAATGGAATGAAACCCTAAAAACCACAATAAATCTAAGATAACAAAATTGTCAATGATTGGA contains the following coding sequences:
- the LOC137742914 gene encoding uncharacterized protein; the protein is MELTLLEDELKNYIFDMRLHTEFFVLKGISSLAQKLVETKDRQYPLVYLIVKLALILPIVTASVERVFSVMKIVKDPHRNRMGDQWLNDSLVVYIETEIFDSIDNDVVT
- the LOC137743526 gene encoding pirin-like protein gives rise to the protein MPEKEASSVLKKPRVVVRKFLARPQLEGVGAIVRRSIGRFELKYFDPFLVLDEFSVTAPAGFPDHPHRGFETVTYMLQGAVTHEDFEGHKGTIGAGDLQWMTAGRGILHSEMPAAQGTQKGLQLWINLSSKHKMIDPKYQELLSKDVAEASKDGIEVRVIAGEALGTKSPIYTRTPTMYLDFTLKPGAHLEQPIPTSWNAFVYVLEGEGIFGSSKSLPVTAHHLLLLGISGDGLETWNKSSKTLRFILVGGEPLGEPITQFGPFVMNSQEEIDQTIDDFDNCVNGFEKARHWRSGHLLD